TACGTTTCGAGCATCGTGAACTCGGGGTTGTACTTCCACGACACGCCTTCGTTGCGGAAGATGCGGCTCATCTCGTACACGCGGTCGAAGCCGCCGATGATCAGCCGCTTGAGGTGCAGCTCAAGCGAGATGCGCAGGTAAAAATCCTGGTCGAGCGCGCGATGATGCGTGACGAACGGCGTCGCGGCCGCGCCGCCTGCCTCCGCCTGCAGCACCGGCGTGTCCACTTCGATGAAGCCGCGTTCGTCCAGGAATCGGCGTATCCACGAGAGGACGCGCGCGCGCGTGCGAAAGATCTCGCGCACCTCCGCATTCGCCATCAGGTCCAGGTAGCGTTGCCGGTAGCGGATCTCGATGTCCTCGATGCCGTGCCACTTCTCCGGCGGCGGCCGCAGCGCCTTCGACACCATGGCGAACTCGCGCACCTCGACGCTCACTTCGCCGGCGCGCGTGCGCATCAGCGGACCGCTCGCCGCCATGAAGTCTCCCAGGTCGAAGTCGTCGAGCTGTTCGAACGCGTCGCCGAGCACGTCGCGCTTGAAGAACGCCTGGATGCGTCCCGTGCCGTCGCGCAGGTCCATGAACGCCGCCTTGCCCATGTCGCGACGCGCCGTGACGCGTCCGGTGACGCTCACGTGCGGAGCGTCCCCGGCGCTGCCTGCCGCCTCCCACGCCTCGAACGCCGCGACGGCCTCCTCCGACGTATGCGTGCGCACGACGCGCGGCGGATACGGGTCGATGCCGCGCGCGCGGATCCGCTGCAGTTTCTCCATCCGTTGCGCGATCAGTTCATCTTCGCCCGGCATCGTCTGTCACCTTCCGCGTCAGGCCGCCCCAAGTCGGTTTTACCGCTCGATACTAGTGCATACACCGCAAGGCACGAGAAAGGGCGGTCGCCGCAACGACCGCCCCTTGCATCCTGATCGTGCGGTCGCGCGCTAACTGATCTTCGTGATCTTCAGCGTCACCAGGCCCTTCGGCACGTTCACCTGCACCTCTTCGTTGACCTTCTTGCCCATCAGCGCGCGCCCCACCGGCGACTCGTTGCTGATCCGGCCGTCGCGCGGATCAGCCTCCGCCGGCCCGACGATCGTGTACTCGCTTAACCCTCCATCGCTGCTCTTCACCTTGACGGTGCTGCCGAGGATGACGAGCTTCGACTTGTGCGCGCCGTCTTCATCGATGATCGCCGCGTTCTGGATCAGCGCCTGGAGCTGTTGGATGCGCCCCTCGACCATTGCCTGCTCGTTCTTCGCGTCCTCATACTCGGCGTTGTTCTGCGTGCTCGAAAGTTCCTTCGCCTGCTTGATCTTCTCGGCGACCTCGGGCCGCCGCACCGTCTCCAGGTGGCGCAGTTCGCGCTCGATCTTCGTCAGACCTTCGCGTGTAATGGGCTGAGGCTTGTCCATGGTGTCCCCCGTTCCGTCGGCGTCAATGCTGTTAGACGCTTCGGCTGGAGCAAGCTGTGGGCGATCCGGAAACGAGAAAAAAACTGAGGCGCCGGGCCTCAGTAGCGGTTCGTCGCGGGATTATACAGCCGTCCGTAGGGCCTGTAAAGGCTCCAATGTTGCACTTTCATTGCTACCCCGCCGCTGCTCCGCCGAAGGTGGACATCTATGATTTGCCCTTTGCGGGCTGCATCGCCACACTTCCCCGCGTGACCGGCCACCGGCCGTCGCGCCAGATCCGACACGGAGGTACGGGCCGCTCAGCGCCACGCCGGCGCGCGGCCGCATATGGCTAGCGAGCAGCGGGGTCCGTTCGACCGGATCCTCAAGACCACCACCCCACCCCCGGCCGGCGAGCCCGAACGCCGCGACCGTTCCGCCATCTACATCGGCGGCACGATCATCGGACTCGCGATCCTCCTGCTCGTGCTCGTGTTGCCGCCCATCTCGATCCTCAGCGGCGATGGCAGCGCGGACATCCCGAGCGGCCCCGGCGATGCTGATTCGTTGAGTTCCGAACGGCGCGGCGGCGTCCCCAAACTTCCCGCCGGCCTCGAAGCCGTCAGCGGACTCTTCGACATGTCAGCGCCCGAAGATCAGCGCGGCGCCTCCGCGATCACGATCAGCCTCGATGAGGCGCAGACCGACGCGCGCAACCTCGCCCTCTACTCCTATATCGACAGCGCCTGGCAGCGCCTCAGCGATGTGACGCTCGTCGCGAACGGCGACGCCGTGCGTGGCGAACTCGGCGCGCTGCCCGGCAACGTCATCGTCCTGCGCCGCAGCGCGACGCTGCTGCAGGTCGCCGGCTCGATCCCCGCCGGCACGAACATCGATCCCGGTGCGGAGGCGGTGCTCACAACGCTGCACCCGATCGTCTTCATTCCCGCCGATGATGGCGCGCTTGCAGGCGAGCCGCCCGCCGTGCCGGGGCCCGCGTACCGCGTCGTGCCGGGCCTCGTCGCACCCGTGCCCGAGGTCGTCGACAACATCCTCCGCTCGACGGAACTGCGGCCCGCGCACGCCACCGCGATCGCCGCCCAGGTCACGCAGGGCAACTACGCCGGCATCCTCGTCGACTATCGCAACGTCAACGAGACGCTCGGCGAGCAGTACACCGATTTCGTCCGCCAACTCGCCGATGCGCTGCACGCCGATGGCCGCACCCTCACCCTGTTGCTGCCCATGCCGCTCAGGGAGGGCGGCGAGATGCAGACCGGCGCCTTCGACTGGGAAGCGCTCGGCGGACTCGCCGATAGCATCGAGATGCTCGGCGAACCCGACCAGGAACTCTACTTCCAGCGCACCGAAGAAGCGCTCGACTACATCGTCGAGCGCGTCGACCGCAGCAAGGTCCTGATCACCGTCACCACGTTGAGCACAGAGCGCGGCGGCGATGGCCTGCGCACGCTCCCCTTCAACGACGCCATGGCGCTCGCCAGCCAGATCAGCGTCGTCAACGAAGGGGAGATCGTGCCCAACGCGCAGGTGCCG
The window above is part of the Dehalococcoidia bacterium genome. Proteins encoded here:
- the greA gene encoding transcription elongation factor GreA translates to MDKPQPITREGLTKIERELRHLETVRRPEVAEKIKQAKELSSTQNNAEYEDAKNEQAMVEGRIQQLQALIQNAAIIDEDGAHKSKLVILGSTVKVKSSDGGLSEYTIVGPAEADPRDGRISNESPVGRALMGKKVNEEVQVNVPKGLVTLKITKIS
- the lysS gene encoding lysine--tRNA ligase; this encodes MPGEDELIAQRMEKLQRIRARGIDPYPPRVVRTHTSEEAVAAFEAWEAAGSAGDAPHVSVTGRVTARRDMGKAAFMDLRDGTGRIQAFFKRDVLGDAFEQLDDFDLGDFMAASGPLMRTRAGEVSVEVREFAMVSKALRPPPEKWHGIEDIEIRYRQRYLDLMANAEVREIFRTRARVLSWIRRFLDERGFIEVDTPVLQAEAGGAAATPFVTHHRALDQDFYLRISLELHLKRLIIGGFDRVYEMSRIFRNEGVSWKYNPEFTMLETYEAYADYQAVAAMAEEMVSGMASDVLGSTVIRFGEHEIELAPPWRRVTMREALIEHAGIDFEEFRTRDALLGELQRRKIEVDAGWSWGKLLEEAVSVYVEPKLIQPTFLLDYPKEISPLAKSKAGEPGIVERFEVFMAGFEIGNAYSELNDPVDQRERLETQARLAAAGIEEVETLDEEFLIALEHGMPPTGGFGMGIDRLVMILTGNTSIREVILFPQLRRRE